The Lycium barbarum isolate Lr01 chromosome 12, ASM1917538v2, whole genome shotgun sequence genome includes a region encoding these proteins:
- the LOC132624787 gene encoding protein RKD5-like, giving the protein MTSSQNRTLTALVIFQNFLFPVMYRSVRVYGSAEGKEEMEEREYLLRETSNFEEIGFDRVITLYKFDVSAQFVGNLNGVWRCMFVYDSNRYQSTSVDTSPEWLSIAENPKMEFIPTLANDLRAIPELALSVEEESGGNDIKSHQPEKKSRVPLPDLNSLPCSDLETEENDQNVSEKKKRRAANTEDIARLSLEDLAKYFDLTIVEASKKLKVGVTVLKRKCREFGIPRWPRRKIKSLDSLILDLQKEMQQQQEEDELAAIAVEERKRMIECERESIEKKPFMDIQEETKKFRQVIFKRRYKARVLETHRKLSLL; this is encoded by the exons ATGACTTCTTCACAGAACCGTACACTCACAGCTCTCGTCATTTTTCAAAACTTCTTGTttccag TGATGTATAGGTCGGTGCGTGTATACGGATCAGcggaaggaaaagaagaaatggAAGAAAGGGAGTATTTGCTTCGTGAAACAAGTAACTTTGAGGAAATTGGGTTTGATCGAGTTATCACATTGTACAAATTTGATGTGTCTGCACAGTTTGTAGGGAACCTAAATGGTGTATGGAGATGTATGTTTGTGTATGACTCCAATCGCTACCAATCAACCAGTGTTGATACTAGTCCTGAGTGGCTTTCGATTGCTGA AAATCCTAAGATGGAATTTATACCAACATTAGCCAATGATCTGCGTGCTATACCTGAGTTAGCACTAAGTGTCGAAGAGGAAAGTGGAGGTAACGATATTAAAAGCCATCAGCCAGAAAAGAAAAGCCGTGTGCCTTTACCGGACCTTAACTCTCTGCCTTGTTCAGACTTGGAGACTGAAGAAAATGACCAAAATGTGTCAG AAAAAAAGAAACGGAGGGCAGCAAACACCGAAGACATAGCAAGACTCTCTTTAGAAGATCTTGCCAAGTACTTTGACCTTACAATTGTCGAGGCTTCAAAAAAATTGAAGGTTGGAGTTACAGTACTCAAAAGGAAATGCAGGGAGTTCGGCATCCCTCGATGGCCACGTCGGAAGATCAAATCTCTCGACAGTCTCATACTTGATCTCCAG AAAGAGATGCAACAACAACAGGAGGAAGACGAGTTAGCAGCTATTGCAGtggaagagagaaaaagaatgaTAGAATGTGAAAGAGAAAGCATAGAAAAGAAGCCCTTCATGGACATACAGGAAGAAACAAAAAAGTTTAGACAGGTTATTTTCAAGAGAAGATACAAAGCCAGAGTTCTTGAGACACATCGAAAGTTATCGCTGTTATAA
- the LOC132624413 gene encoding protein RKD5-like — protein MSDVATISLLAISADYVYVENKKRRPARHSKALCRRSFQYFDLPNVEASKSLKKEVQRQQEEDELAATTVEERKRMIEYERENIENKPFVDILEETKNFRQNMFKRRYKARVLENQCRKLSVL, from the exons ATGTCAGATGTAGCAACGATTAGTTTGCTGGCAATTTCTGCT GACTATGTCTATGTAGAGAACAAGAAACGGAGGCCAGCTAGACATAGCAAGGCTCTCTGTAGAAGATCTTTCCAGTactttgaccttccaaatgtcgAGGCTTCAAAAAGTTTGAAG AAAGAGGTGCAACGACAACAGGAGGAAGATGAGTTAGCAGCTACCACAGtggaagagagaaaaagaatgaTAGAATATGaaagagaaaacatagaaaacAAGCCCTTCGTGGACATACTGGAAGAAACAAAAAATTTTAGACAAAATATGTTCAAGAGAAGATATAAAGCCAGAGTTCTTGAGAATCAATGTCGAAAGTTATCAGTATTATAA
- the LOC132622694 gene encoding dehydrodolichyl diphosphate synthase CPT3-like has translation MLKTIDGLARRFVGSSFLYMRRFLFRILSVGPTPNHIAFILDGNRRYAKQRNMTAGTGYRAGFLTVMSMLKYCYELGVKYMTVYAFSIDNFKRRPEEVKYLMDLMLEKIEGLLKQESVVNEYGVRIHFVGNLKLLDEPVRAAAEKAMQATANNTKSILLICVAYTSTDEILHAVQGSCQEKWNEIQELNANQSQNAEITEEKLELDHVIKLVDIERHTYMGLAPDPDILIRTSGATRLSNFLLWQTTNCLLYSPKVLFPEIGLRHLVWAVLNFQRLYHHLEKEKKQL, from the coding sequence ATGTTGAAGACAATTGATGGTTTAGCAAGAAGGTTTGTGGGGAGTTCATTCCTCTACATGCGCAGATTTTTGTTCCGCATTTTATCAGTAGGTCCAACTCCAAACCACATCGCCTTTATTCTGGATGGGAATCGGAGGTATGCCAAGCAACGGAATATGACTGCGGGCACTGGATACAGAGCTGGATTTTTGACTGTTATGTCCATGCTCAAGTATTGCTATGAATTGGGTGTCAAATACATGACAGTATATGCATTCAGCATTGATAATTTCAAAAGAAGGCCGGAGGAAGTTAAGTACTTGATGGACTTAATGCTGGAGAAAATCGAAGGACTACTCAAGCAAGAAAGCGTTGTCAACGAATATGGAGTGAGGATACATTTCGTAGGAAACCTGAAGCTTCTTGACGAGCCGGTTAGAGCTGCGGCTGAGAAGGCTATGCAAGCCACTGCCAACAACACCAAGAGCATTCTCCTTATCTGTGTGGCATACACTTCTACTGATGAGATCCTGCATGCCGTTCAAGGATCCTGCCAAGAGAAATGGAACGAAATCCAAGAACTTAACGCGAACCAATCTCAAAATGCAGAAATAACTGAAGAAAAATTGGAGCTAGATCATGTCATAAAGCTGGTAGATATAGAGAGGCATACATACATGGGATTGGCACCTGATCCTGATATTCTGATCCGAACTTCGGGTGCAACTCGCCTTAGCAATTTCCTTCTTTGGCAGACTACAAACTGTTTACTGTATTCACCAAAGGTGTTGTTTCCTGAGATTGGTTTACGACACTTGGTATGGGCAGTGTTGAACTTCCAGCGACTGTATCATCATTTGGAGAAGGAAAAGAAGCAGTTGTAA